The proteins below come from a single Alligator mississippiensis isolate rAllMis1 chromosome 2, rAllMis1, whole genome shotgun sequence genomic window:
- the CLDN23 gene encoding claudin-23 — MRTPAAMTAGLVLGPCGLVLSLTAALAPHWRELSGLEAEPPDVRYQQGLWDLCREVQSTRVRSCGLPDTLGYFARAPVRAARGLVASALGAAALGLALAALGVRCWRDEPRPAVAGLAGLVLLAAGLLGLVAASWYGHSLEALPAPAGSSARAGYSLVLAFLGSCLGVLAGCALALSFRRGCCCPRRRAPPALPSYTNPLDVLEGERPARALPCDSDL, encoded by the coding sequence ATGCGGACGCCAGCGGCGATGACGGCGGGGCTGGTGCTGGGTCCGTGCGGGCTGGTGCTGAGCCTGACGGCGGCGCTGGCCCCGCACTGGCGCGAGCTGAGCGGGCTGGAGGCCGAGCCGCCGGACGTGCGCTACCAGCAGGGCCTGTGGGACCTGTGCCGCGAGGTGCAGAGCACCCGCGTCCGGAGCTGCGGCCTGCCCGACACGCTCGGCTACTTCGCGCGGGCGCCGGTGCGGGCGGCCCGGGGGCTCGTGGCCTCGGCGCTGGGCGCCGCGGCGCTGGGGCTGGCGCTGGCCGCGCTGGGCGTGCGCTGCTGGCGGGACGAGCCGCGGCCCGCGGTGGCCGGCCTGGccgggctggtgctgctggccgcGGGGCTGCTGGGCCTCGTGGCCGCCTCCTGGTACGGCCACAGCCTCGAGGCCCTGCCCGCCCCCGCCGGCAGCTCGGCGCGGGCGGGCTACAGCCTGGTGCTGGCcttcctgggcagctgcctcgGCGTCCTCGCGGGCTGCGCCCTGGCCCTCAGCTTCCGCCGCGGCTGCTGCTGCCCGAGGAGGCGGGCGCCTCCCGCGCTGCCCTCCTACACCAACCCGCTGGACGTGCTGGAGGGAGAGAGACCCGCCCGCGCCCTGCCCTGCGACTCCGACCTGTAG